DNA from Roseimicrobium sp. ORNL1:
GTTGGAAGAAGCCGCCTCCCTGTACGAGCAGGCCCAGACCATTGCGGAGAAACAATTGGGCGCAGATGACATCAGCGTATTTCATGACGTCAGGAACCGCGCCGCCGTGCTCAGGGACCTCGGGGACAAACCCAAAGCTCTCGAAGCCTACCGCCGCACCTACACCATGGCCCGCAGAATCCTGGGCCATGAACACCCCCAGACGCTGACGTCCATGGACAATCTCGCGTGCATGTTGCGCGATACGAAGCACTATACCGACGCGGAGTACATGTTCCGCGATCTTCTAGAGATCCGCGAAAAACTGTGGGGACACGACAACGTGGTTCTCGCCAATGATCTCAGCGACCTGGCAGGCGTGTTGTTTTTGAAATTACGACACGCCGACGCGGAGCCCATCTACCGGCGGGCACTGAAACTGGTGGCCACTGCGCCCAAGGACACCAACGGGCTCCAGGCACTCCTCAAAACGGCGAGACAAAACTACAGCAACAACCTCCGCCGCCTCGACATTTCCGAAGAAGAAACCACCCTGCGCATGCGCCGGATTGAGTCTGGGGAAGAGATTGAGGATCTCGCTGCAAGCGCACGGACACCGTGAGTTGGCTTGAGGCATCCGAGTGAATAGGAGCCGCGGAAGAGTTGATGGTTTATGGTCGATAGTTGATAGCCTGAAACAGCAACCGACTCGATGGAGACTCGCGGTAAAAGCCCCAAAAACAAACCCCCGGCTATCTCTTAACGACGAGGCCATGAATGCCACCTCTTGCTTCCTCAGGCTATCAACTATCGACCATAAACCATCAACTTTTCTCAGTCTCCGAAGTTCCTCTGCGTCTCCGTGTCTCTGTGTTGAATCCAATGCAGCCCGCATCCCCACCGCCCTCTCGCTCAGTACAGCATCGTCTTGAGAATGTAATCCCAAAACGCAAAGACCACCCAGGTACCGGTGGCAGCAATCAACGCATCCACAAGAGTAGGCCGGAGGACCCATTTGGGCAGGACCGGCCCCTTGTCAGCAGGGTCCGGAGCCTGGTCTCGAGAGGGCTCGCGTCCCTCCGCCCAACCATTGACAGCTACGCGCGGGAAAGCAGGACCAGACACGGCGGCAACCGGCTGAAGAAAGTCTGGCACAAGCCGGACCGGCGGCTGAAACACGCGAGCTGGCAACACCGGACTCCTGACCGCCGCCTCTGGTTCTTCCACCTCCACCGGCTTGCGGAGCAGATAGAGGCGATGGAAGGCACTCGTCGCCGCCATGAAAAGGAAGAACTCCGTGTGGTAAGCACGGTCAATCATCCAGTTGGAGATGGCGTAGGCCACCACCAGGCCAAAAATACATTTGCGACATCGCTCACCTTCTTCATCGAGCGGCCCGCATCGGATCGTCGACTTCGCTCCCAGCCACATCAGCAGGATGTAGAGGAATATCCCACCCTTGCCCAGTTCCGCGCCGACCTGCACATAGGAACTGTGGGTGGCTTTCGAAATCGACATCTTTTCCCAGCGGATGGTGGCCTTGAAGGTCTTCCACCCCTGACCTGACACGATGTGCTGGCGGCTGGCGGCTCGGGCGATCTCCCATGCCAGCAGTCGCCCCTGCACGCCTTCATCCGACTTGAGGCTGCCCATTTCCGCCATGCGCGGCATGATGCTCAGCACCGCACCGCTCCCGGCCACTGCGGCGGTGACCAGCAGGATCTGGAAAATCTTCGAGCGCCCGAAGGAATAGGTAAGCACCACAACAATGAAACCCGCGAGGAACGCCCCTTTGGACTCAGTCCTCATCACGCACTCAAATGCCAGCAAAGCCAGCAGAGCGGCAATCAGCCGGTTCGTCATGGAACTGCGCCAGAACAACAGGAAGTAGGCCATGGGAATGACCAGGATGACCGAGTGCCCCAGCGCGTTGGGGTTGTTGTGCATCCAGGTGCCAATCGCCAGACGGCCCTTGTTGGCCGCAGTCATCGCGGCAGCACCGGTAAAGTCCCAGCCATAAAGACTGCCCACGCCAAAGCCGGCGATCACCACCAGGGCGATCATCCAGTACTTCATGTACGTGCGCAGTCGCGCCGGCGAATCCAGGGCCTGCACCGTGACAAAGTAGAACGCGAACAGGGGAAACGCCCCCTTGAGCGCATCGTTGGGAGACGGCGAGGTCCAAACGATAAAGGCATAGTAGGCCAGCATGGCCCAGTCCTGGGGGGTCGCCAGAAACTTCAGGGGTCTGCCCAAGTTCTTGGCGCGGAGCACCATGGTGACCATGGCGAGCATCATGACCGGGTTCACGATCCCCACGCCTATCAACCCGGGCACCCAGTCCTGGGGCCTGATAAAGTATATCAGGAGGACGAGTACAACAGCGAAGAAGTCCATGAGTAGATCAAGAGAAGCGACGGCAACCCCAGTCAGCGCACCGGCTGCACTATGCCCCATTCATCACTTGAATGCACATACAACCACATTGTTCAGGAACTTTCTGGCCGCCTTGATCCGCAGGGCTTCCGGCATCATGCGCAGTGCAAACTCGGCAGTCACGAAGGCGGGAAGGAGCCACTGATGGGCCGAACCCGTCTTGCCCCTGAGGAATGGCTGGATGCGGCTGAATCCGCACTTCCGCATTAGCGGAGCCATCTCGCCGTAGGTCCATTCCTTCAAATGGAAGGTCTCCAGCTTGTTACTGAAGTAGCGGGACACATCATGCGGGCCGGACTGCGCGTGGGGCGTGCTCAGGATGTAGCACCCGCCCGGTTTGAGGACGCGGTTCATCTCCTGGAAGTGGAGTTCCACATCATCCGGATGAAGATGCTCCAGCACCTGATAGCTGAAGGCCACATCCACTTCACCGTCCGGAAGAGGAATCACCAGCCCGTCATGCATGACCATGCGGTAGTTTGCGGGAAGCCCGTCCGAAACGCCTCCCTGCGCACAAACCTCCAGCGCAATCGCCTCCCGCACCTGCGGCGCCACATGCATGGAGAACGTACCGGTGCCGGCGCCAAACTCCAGAAACCGCACGCCCGGCGCCAGTGCATGGCGCACCAGCCGCATCTGGGCCTGCAGGGACCTTTCCTCTGCGGACTTTTCCTTGGACCGCGCCACCCTGGGATGCTCGGGTACGCGACGATACAGTTCCGAATACAACTCCGCCGCGAGCCCCGCGCGCTCCTCCCGTGTGCTGTTGCGCAACCGGGTCGCGAGCTCCTTCTCAACCTCAAAGTGGTGGCGGCGTGCCTCCTGCGTATCCATGGCCGCACTCATACCACACTCGGAGCCAGTTGCTCACTGCTGTCATCATCCATGGCCTCCGGACTTCCCACCATCGCCTCACGGGAGTCAGCATCATCCAGCGCCCTTTGGGAGACACCGCCGGTGAGCACAATGCGCACCGTGTCCAGGATGACGAACATGTCCAGCGTCAGGGTCATGTGCTTCATGTAGTACAGATCGTACTCCAGCTTGCGCCGCGCATCCTGGGTGGTCGCGCCATAGGGATAATTCACCTGGGCCCAGCCCGTGAGTCCGGGGGCCACCAGAAGGCGCTCCCTAAAGTAGGGCACATCTTCCGACAGCTTATCAATGAAATCAGGACGCTCCGGACGCGGCCCCACGAAACTCATGTCTCCGCGGAGGATGTTCCAGAGTTGCGGAATCTCATCGATGCGGAACTTGCGCAGGAAACCACCGCCCAGGAACACACGGGGATCATTTTTCGAGGCCCACTGCGGTCCGGCCGACTCGGCATCCACCCGCATGGTGCGCAGCTTCAGCACTTCAAACTTGCGACCGAGGCGACCACAGCGGATCTGCCTGAAAAATACAGGCCCTTCCGGAGAGACAATCCGGATCCACGCCATGGCCACGAGAAGGAAGGGCGACAACACCACACCGACAAACCCGGAGACAGCCACATCGAAAAGGCGCTTCCACTTTCTCACATACCCGCGGTGCGGCAGCGAGCTGGCACCAAGGAGCCAGTCCAGGTCAATGAGCCACACCGGCACCATGTGATAGTTCTCCTCAAAGAAGTCCACAATGCGTGAGAGTCGCACGCCACCGAAGCAGACCTCACGCAGCTTCGACACCAACTGCTGATCCCTGAGATGCCGGCCAGAACACAGGAGGGTGTCGATGTTGTTGTCCTCCACCGCGGACATGATGGTGTCGCGAGCTCCCAGCAAATTGCTCTCCAGCGGATGGTCGATCCGTTCCTCGGGAGTGCGGACATCCAGGATGCCTATCAAGTGCGCAGCATTGCTGGGAAGCCGCTGCAGTTTCAGCCAGCTTTCGTAGTCCTTCTTCCCCGCGACCAGAACCGCCACCCTCTCCCGGTAACCCAAGGTCAATCGTGCAAGGAACGCATGATGCGCCATGAGCAATCCGAAGGTGATCGGAAAGCTGATGGCCAGCACGCCGCGACCCACTCGCGAACTGAAATCCAGAGAGCCGAAGGTCAGCATCAGCACCACGCCGGCCAGATAACAAAGTCCCAGCAACAAGTAACGGTGCCGCTTCTTGAGATGCAAGCTCCGCACAGAATACAATCCTGCACCATAGAGGATGGCCGGAACCGCAAGCGAAGCGATGATCAACACCGGCAGATAACGCAAGACCACCGGCGGAGTGAAGTCCTGAAAGCGGACCGCAGATGCGGCCACCATTCCTCCGAAGACGATTGCGGCGTCCAGGATGAAATGGTTGCGCGTGGCATTCCAGCGCTCTTTGCCTTTGATACTATGAATCATGCCCCAAAAGATTCTTCGTAGTGTTGCGTGGCAGACTGACTTTTTGCACGAGGGACCGTCCTAATCCGAAGAAGTTTCCCAGGGGGGGCATACCCGGGTTTTCTCCACGGTTGCTGAACTGCGACAGCTTCATGCAAGGAATTGAGACGCGGAGAATAGCCACATCTTTACGATAAGCAATCGATTCAAGGTAAACTTTCCTTTCATTCACATACCGACTGACAAAAAAGATTGCGGTATTTGTCCACGGTTGCAGACATCGAGAAACGGTCCTGCACATGGAGCATGGCCGCCCTCCCCCTCCGTTCGAGTTCCGCCTGAGGCGCTTCAGCCGCCTGACGCAGGCCTTTTTCGAGTTTCTCGACCGTGCTCAGGTCCTTGATCCAGCCGTGTTTCTCATCCTCGGCGATTTCTCGCACCCCGCACACATCATTCGCCATCACGGGCAATCCGCAAGACATGGCCTCCAGCACGGCATTGGGCATGCCTTCGTTGGACGACGATACCACCAGCACATCCATGGCCTGATAGCAGGGAACAGGATCGAGCTGGAAGCCCGCCCAGTGCATGCGGCTGCGATACCGGCTCGCCTCAAGGCGCGCGAGTACACGGTCCTTCTCCGGTCCACCATCTCCCACCAGAAGCAGATTCACCTTGGGATGATCACCAGCCATGTTCTCAAAGGCCTCGATCAAATCCATGTGACGCTTCCACGGACCGAACCTGGCCACCATGCCCAGCCAGCACGCATCGGGATCCAGTTGCAGTCCCCGCCGCACGGCCTGTTTATCTTCTGCAGGACGGAACCGCGCAGAGTCCACGCCATTGATGATGGGGAACATCTGCCGGTGCCGGAACCCGAGTGCCTGCATCTGATCCACCTGCTGCTGGGAGACCGTGGTGACCGCCGAGGCGATGGGATACAACACCCGACGCTGCCAGCGCTTCTTCCGCGTGAGCTCCTCTCCCGTCCAGATGGTGTGCTCGGAATGGATGAGCACCGGTCTCTTCCGCAGAGCGCAAGCGAGCGAGAAGAAAATGAGTCCGCCAAGATGATGCGTGTGCACCACATCATAGCCGCCACTCTGGATCAGCTCGCGCATGCTGCGCACCGTCTTCCAGTTGAAGCCGGCCTCTTTTCCGATCACGTGCACCTTCGTGCTGGCCGGGAGGCGCTTCTCGAAAGGACCACCGCGCGAAAGGCAGACCACGTCCGAAATGATCTGTGCAGGATCATACCGCGACAGTACCTGGACGAGCACATTCTCCATGCCACCGGGTTGCAAACTGTCCACGACCTCCAGCAGTCGCACAGGTCTATCCATGGGCCGGTTTTCTCAAGGTGGTGATGATGTCCTCATAGAGGCCGGCATCATGGCGCACATCGCCATCCTGCCAGCCATCCACCTGGGAAATAACTTCGAGACCAGCCTCCGCGGCGAGCTCACGCATGCGAGCCGTCGTCAGGTTGCTCCTCCAGCCACCCAGCTCTCCGGCCTTTGAGCCATGATGAAGCACGGCGTGACCACCCCGCTTCAGCACCCGGTGAATCTCCTTCAGGTAAACAGCGACATCTTCGGCATTGATATGCACGAACACATCAAACGACCATACCACATCCGTGGCGCCATCCTGCGCTCCGGGCAGGGAGCATCCATCCGTCACCTGAAAGGTGGCGTGCTTCTGATCCGCGAACTGCTTGCTGCAAAGCTCCACGCAGGTGCGGGAGATGTCATAGGCAGTATAGTTGCCGCAGAGCTTCAGGATCTCCCCGGTCCAACGACCCGCGCCAGGACCGATCTCTATTACTGTGGATCCCTGGGGAATGGCCGGTCGCAGAATGCAGCGCATCAGGCTTTCCTTCCACTCGGGACTGGGTGTCCATTCATCGCCACCGCCATCCCAGTTCCAGCTCTCCCAGATGGCCCGGTTCATCTCACGGCTGTTCATCCCGGGAATGTGCTTCCCGGCGCGCAAACGCTGCATGCCACCGAAGGCCCTGTCTGCCACGGCACTGGCCGCGCCATAGACGCCCAGCAGCAGAGTCCACTGAACCCCATTCTCCTTCACTGCGAGTGATGCCAGCTTGAGCTTCTGCCCAAGGGTCATGCGTTGCCGGTTCTGTACGAGATCCTTCATCGTGTCTTCAAATTCACGGGCGTCCAGTTGCCCTCTTTTCCATCACCACCAGTGGCGGCAGGCGCCTTTCCAAATCCAAGAGCACGCCCCAACTGCAGCAGCAGGAAACGCGCCCTGAATCCCGCGGGATAGCCAACCTCTTGGGTGCAACTCAACCACCACGCCCGACGCAGGGAACGCACGCATTGTTTGATGGCCATCTTCCTTTCGCCCGCAGCGAGGTACATGCGAGCAGACTGGAAAAGGCACACCGCCTCAGCCTCTGCCCAGACTCGGGAATTCAGAGGAATGCCGGACTGCTGTTTCGCTTTCTCCAGTACCCTCAGAATGCATGAGGTCTGCCGCTCTGCATGCCGCGACATGTTGGCTCCGTGATCCCGTTTGCGATGAAGTGCACGATGCACGAGCACCACGGGACCAACAGTCGCCGCACGGATCCACATGTCGCGATCTTCGGACGCAGGCAGCTTGGTATCGAAACCTTCAAGGCCGAGCAACACGCGACGGTCGGCCAGGACTATGGGTGCAAAGCGATTGCGAAGAATAAAGTCGGACACCTCGAACCGCTCCACCCGTCCATCGAGATCGCTGGCCAGCTCACTGAGGAACGCACCGTTGGCATCAATCATCCGGCCACGTGATCCTATGACAACGGGTTCCTTCTTCTCATCCGGTAGCGGTTGGCGGGCGCCGACAAGCTCCTGCACGCACGTGGGTTCGAGAAGATCGTCCGCGTCGAGAAAGACCACCAGGTCATGGGTGGCGAGTCTCATCCCGGTATTTCGCGCGGCAGAAAGTCCGGCATTTGGCTGGCGATGGCTCGAAATTGCAGAACCGAAGCTCGCGATCACAGAGGGGCTTTCATCTGTGGAACCGTCATCCACCACCAGCACCTCCAGCTTTCCGCTGTATTCTTGGGTCAGGGCTGACCGAATCGCCTCCGCCAGGTAACTGGCGTAGTTATAGACCGGGATCACCACGGTGACACCGGGCAATGTTCGCGCTTCCCCAAGCATGAAACCGGACCTTTGACGGGGAGGACGGAGCGCGCAACTCCAATGATGCAACACGTTCGAGAAACGACGCTGTCTCCAGCGCGGTTTGCACGAACGGGCGGATAAAATTTTGCTCATCCTGCTTGCGTTTCCGCCGGAGCGTTTAGATTTCGCTAAACAATGAAGCCCCCTGCACCCGCCTCTCCTCCACGTTCGTGGGAGTCTGAGCGACGTCACTTCATCGAGGCAGGAGGCAACAGTACGCATGCCTTTGGCCTGGGTCGCATGATCGGCAGGGTGTATGCATTGCTCTATCTCACCCCCGAACCGCTCTCGCTGGAACAAGTGGCGGACGAACTGAAGGTGAGCAAGGCCAGTGCCAGCATCACACTGCGCCAGCTCGAAGCATGGCAGGCGGTCCTCCTCATCAATGTGGAAGGAGACCGGCGTGACTTTTACGTCGCCCAAACGGATTTCTCGATTCTCCTGCGCAAAGGCATCATGCCAGGCGTGCGGAAGAAACTGCGCTCTGCAGGTGTGCAGATCGAGCGGACACTGGTGACCACCACTGCCGATGCGAGCGCCAGCGCCGCCGCCGCCTCTTCATCTTCCTCCAATGGCGACAGTACTCCCGCCAAGTTCACCCGCGAGCAGATGACCGAACTCAAGCGCCGGCTGAAGGCCGCGCAGACTTTTCACAAGCGTGTGGATGGCATCCTCGGCAGCAAGTTGCTGTCGCGTTTCCTCTGATCCTCTCTCTTGCCTCACCGGATGGTGATGCAGGCCAACATCCTCCACTCCCCTGCCAGCGGCGCTGAATCAGCGACCGGTGGCGGCAGCATGAAGACGAAAGACGGCAATGCACCGCGCGCCTCTGTCTCCGTGATCATTCCCACCTACCGCCGGCCAGACGTGCTGCCACGCGCCATCTCCAGTGCGCTGCGGCAGACGCTGAAACCCGCGCAAATCCTGGTGGTGGATGACGGCTCTGGGGATCATTCCGCAGAGGTGGCGGGCAGTTTCCCCTCGGTCACCGTACTACAACAGGCCAACGCCGGCGCAGCGAATGCCCGCAATCTGGGGCTTCGCTCCTGCACCAGCGACTATGTCGTCTCGCTCGACCATGACGACGCTTGGGACGAGACGTTTCTGCAGATGGCAATCGATGCCCTTGAAACACATCAGGCAGACGTCGCGTGGGTGAACTTTCGTCAGAAGGGACGGCACTCTTTTCGGAACTATCTCCGAGCACACAAACACCTGGCCAGGCTTCTGGAATCCAGCGGCACGGAGGATGTGATACCGGTCGACCATGACACGGCCGTGGAGTTCCTCCTATTCTCCAATGGCGCCGCATCCAACAGTGCGCTGGTTTATCGCCGTAAAGCGCTTGGCGCCGGATGGGAGCCTGACACCCACGTGGCTGATGACCTTCGTCTGCTTGCCCGGCTGCTGACAAAACAACGTCTGAAGCATGTCTTTCTCCGGCAGCCACTGTGGACCAAGCATGAGGACGACGGCGGCTTCTCATTGAGCTCCGAATCCACTGTGCGCAAAAGCTTGAGCGATCATCTAGCGGTAGGGCAACTGATTGAGAGCCATCGCAGCTCAGCGGATGCGAAACACTGGAGAAAGAAGGTGGGCGACCTCCGCTACAAGCTCGCCTATCACTGCCTTTGGGACTCGAACGCACGCGCCGCTTTCAGCGAGGCCCGCACAGCCTACAAAGAGGTGGGCGTGACAAAAGGCCTGCTCAAGCTGGCAACGCTTGCCTTCCTGCGAAAAGGCTCGCACGCCCTCCACCTTCGCGCGACGCACCAGAAATCGCCCTCCCCACAGCTCGCAGCGCAAAACACCCCAGCCACCTCTGGGAGAACACCGTGGCTCAGCATCATCATTCCCGTATACGATGCGGCCGCGAAACTCGCTGGCACGCTCCGGTCCCTTCGTCTGCATGAAGCTCCCGGGGTGGAGATTGTCATCGTGGATGGGAGCCGTTGTGCCAAGACAGCTTCCGTGGTCACCGATTTCCAGGTAGCCCCGCCCAACTGCCTGCGCCTCATCGCTGAGCCGGACACCGGCATCTATGACGCGATGAACAAGGGCATCCAGCAGTCCCATGGTGACTGGCTGTACTTTCTCGGTGCGGGCGATCACCTCCTGCCCGGATCTCTCAGGGAGATGCAGCGCCACCTTTCCCCAGACACTCGATCACTCTACTACGGCAATGTACTCTGGAGCGGGAAGATCTATGACGGTCCCTTCACCGCCTCCAAGCTGTGCTGGTACAACATCTGCCACCAGGCGATTTTCTACGGTCGGCAGGTCTTCGAACTATTGGGTCACTACGACCTCCGCTATCCCGCCTGCGCTGATTGGGAGTTCAACCTGCGCTGCTACGGCACGCACGCCCTGCCAAAAATCCACCTCCCTGTCACCGTAGCAGAATATGAGAGTGGTGGAAGAAGCAGCTTGGGGGACCCGGCATTTGAACGCGATCGCTGGAGGCTTGCGCTCAAGCATCTCGGAATGGTCACCACGTTGGGAATGTTGCTGCGCACAGCCCGCCACAAGCTCGGGGCCCTGGTGCGCAAATACCTTGCCAGCCAGCGTGGGCACATAACTGCTTATCGCCATTGCACGACTATCTAAGCAAAATGCCTAGTTATATCCATAACGCTTTGGCGCATGCACCAGTGCATCGCCTGTGGCACGGCTGATGCTGAGTGCATTGTGTATCCCACTACGGAATCGACTTCATGGCTGGCAACATCGTGCTTTCCGTCCGCGAGCTGAGCAAGCAGTACAACCTTGGGCAGATCAGCACGGGAACGTTGGTGCATGACGTGAATCGATGGATGCACCGCCTGCTTGGCCACCCTGACCCCTATGAGAAGGTGGGTGGACATACACAAACACGGGGAGATGGTCGTACGGGCAAAGTGCAAGCACTGCAGGACGTGTCCTTTGATGTCGCGCGTGGAGATGTGGTGGGCATCATCGGGGGGAATGGCGCTGGCAAGAGCACCCTTCTGAAAATCCTCTCCCGCGTCACTGCTCCCAGCTCGGGGAAAGCCAATGTCAAAGGCCGCATCGCCTCCCTTCTCGAAGTGGGCACTGGGTTTCACCCGGAACTAACCGGGGAGGAGAATATCTTTCTCAACGGCGCAATGATGGGCATGACCACCAGGGAGACACGAGGAAGACTCGATGAGATTGTGGCATTTTCCGGCATTGAGCCCTTTCTCCGCACACCGGTAAAGCGCTACTCCAGCGGTATGTATGTGAAACTGGCCTTCGCCGTGGCAGCACATCTGGATGCGGATATCCTGATCGTCGACGAAGTCCTGGCAGTAGGAGATGCAGAGTTCCAGAAGAAGTGCCTGGGCAAAATGCAATCCGTTGCCGAACATGGGCGGACCGTTTTGTTTGTGACGCACGGCATGGACTCCGTGAGACGACTGTGCAATCGAGCCATCTGGTTTGAGAAAGGCCGGGTATTGCAGGACTCCACAGACGCAACCGCCGTGGTACAGGAATACCTCCGCAAAAGCATCTGCTCCACTGGGGAAACCGAATGGCTATCGCAAGAACCACGCGATGAACGCGCTCTCTTGCAGCCCCGACGTCTGGCGCTCACCGCAGATGACGGCTCTCTATTGAGGCTGCCTGTGCCCAATACACAACCGGTTAACATTCAGATCGAATGCCAGTCCTGCGCTCCGGAGAGCATTTCCCATTTGGGCGTGGTTGTTTCTACGGAAGATGGCACGGTGGTGTTTCAATCCTTTTTTGGCGATACGGCACCTGATACCTGGCCGCGCTTAGATAATGAATTAAAGCTCATAATGAGGCTGCCACCTCGCTATTTAAATGCGGGTCGTTATACTGTAGAACTTGCCTCAGGCACACCGCTCGAGTGGATCCACAAGCCGGGCTTCGGAAACCCGTCGGTCAACCTGGAGATACAAGG
Protein-coding regions in this window:
- a CDS encoding O-antigen ligase family protein, which translates into the protein MDFFAVVLVLLIYFIRPQDWVPGLIGVGIVNPVMMLAMVTMVLRAKNLGRPLKFLATPQDWAMLAYYAFIVWTSPSPNDALKGAFPLFAFYFVTVQALDSPARLRTYMKYWMIALVVIAGFGVGSLYGWDFTGAAAMTAANKGRLAIGTWMHNNPNALGHSVILVIPMAYFLLFWRSSMTNRLIAALLALLAFECVMRTESKGAFLAGFIVVVLTYSFGRSKIFQILLVTAAVAGSGAVLSIMPRMAEMGSLKSDEGVQGRLLAWEIARAASRQHIVSGQGWKTFKATIRWEKMSISKATHSSYVQVGAELGKGGIFLYILLMWLGAKSTIRCGPLDEEGERCRKCIFGLVVAYAISNWMIDRAYHTEFFLFMAATSAFHRLYLLRKPVEVEEPEAAVRSPVLPARVFQPPVRLVPDFLQPVAAVSGPAFPRVAVNGWAEGREPSRDQAPDPADKGPVLPKWVLRPTLVDALIAATGTWVVFAFWDYILKTMLY
- a CDS encoding sugar transferase; amino-acid sequence: MIHSIKGKERWNATRNHFILDAAIVFGGMVAASAVRFQDFTPPVVLRYLPVLIIASLAVPAILYGAGLYSVRSLHLKKRHRYLLLGLCYLAGVVLMLTFGSLDFSSRVGRGVLAISFPITFGLLMAHHAFLARLTLGYRERVAVLVAGKKDYESWLKLQRLPSNAAHLIGILDVRTPEERIDHPLESNLLGARDTIMSAVEDNNIDTLLCSGRHLRDQQLVSKLREVCFGGVRLSRIVDFFEENYHMVPVWLIDLDWLLGASSLPHRGYVRKWKRLFDVAVSGFVGVVLSPFLLVAMAWIRIVSPEGPVFFRQIRCGRLGRKFEVLKLRTMRVDAESAGPQWASKNDPRVFLGGGFLRKFRIDEIPQLWNILRGDMSFVGPRPERPDFIDKLSEDVPYFRERLLVAPGLTGWAQVNYPYGATTQDARRKLEYDLYYMKHMTLTLDMFVILDTVRIVLTGGVSQRALDDADSREAMVGSPEAMDDDSSEQLAPSVV
- a CDS encoding ABC transporter ATP-binding protein, whose product is MAGNIVLSVRELSKQYNLGQISTGTLVHDVNRWMHRLLGHPDPYEKVGGHTQTRGDGRTGKVQALQDVSFDVARGDVVGIIGGNGAGKSTLLKILSRVTAPSSGKANVKGRIASLLEVGTGFHPELTGEENIFLNGAMMGMTTRETRGRLDEIVAFSGIEPFLRTPVKRYSSGMYVKLAFAVAAHLDADILIVDEVLAVGDAEFQKKCLGKMQSVAEHGRTVLFVTHGMDSVRRLCNRAIWFEKGRVLQDSTDATAVVQEYLRKSICSTGETEWLSQEPRDERALLQPRRLALTADDGSLLRLPVPNTQPVNIQIECQSCAPESISHLGVVVSTEDGTVVFQSFFGDTAPDTWPRLDNELKLIMRLPPRYLNAGRYTVELASGTPLEWIHKPGFGNPSVNLEIQGGLSDSPRWRGRRPGVMAPIFQWHSQSEHAPPPTPS
- a CDS encoding glycosyltransferase; the encoded protein is MDRPVRLLEVVDSLQPGGMENVLVQVLSRYDPAQIISDVVCLSRGGPFEKRLPASTKVHVIGKEAGFNWKTVRSMRELIQSGGYDVVHTHHLGGLIFFSLACALRKRPVLIHSEHTIWTGEELTRKKRWQRRVLYPIASAVTTVSQQQVDQMQALGFRHRQMFPIINGVDSARFRPAEDKQAVRRGLQLDPDACWLGMVARFGPWKRHMDLIEAFENMAGDHPKVNLLLVGDGGPEKDRVLARLEASRYRSRMHWAGFQLDPVPCYQAMDVLVVSSSNEGMPNAVLEAMSCGLPVMANDVCGVREIAEDEKHGWIKDLSTVEKLEKGLRQAAEAPQAELERRGRAAMLHVQDRFSMSATVDKYRNLFCQSVCE
- a CDS encoding glycosyltransferase, whose protein sequence is MKTKDGNAPRASVSVIIPTYRRPDVLPRAISSALRQTLKPAQILVVDDGSGDHSAEVAGSFPSVTVLQQANAGAANARNLGLRSCTSDYVVSLDHDDAWDETFLQMAIDALETHQADVAWVNFRQKGRHSFRNYLRAHKHLARLLESSGTEDVIPVDHDTAVEFLLFSNGAASNSALVYRRKALGAGWEPDTHVADDLRLLARLLTKQRLKHVFLRQPLWTKHEDDGGFSLSSESTVRKSLSDHLAVGQLIESHRSSADAKHWRKKVGDLRYKLAYHCLWDSNARAAFSEARTAYKEVGVTKGLLKLATLAFLRKGSHALHLRATHQKSPSPQLAAQNTPATSGRTPWLSIIIPVYDAAAKLAGTLRSLRLHEAPGVEIVIVDGSRCAKTASVVTDFQVAPPNCLRLIAEPDTGIYDAMNKGIQQSHGDWLYFLGAGDHLLPGSLREMQRHLSPDTRSLYYGNVLWSGKIYDGPFTASKLCWYNICHQAIFYGRQVFELLGHYDLRYPACADWEFNLRCYGTHALPKIHLPVTVAEYESGGRSSLGDPAFERDRWRLALKHLGMVTTLGMLLRTARHKLGALVRKYLASQRGHITAYRHCTTI
- a CDS encoding glycosyltransferase family A protein — its product is MLGEARTLPGVTVVIPVYNYASYLAEAIRSALTQEYSGKLEVLVVDDGSTDESPSVIASFGSAISSHRQPNAGLSAARNTGMRLATHDLVVFLDADDLLEPTCVQELVGARQPLPDEKKEPVVIGSRGRMIDANGAFLSELASDLDGRVERFEVSDFILRNRFAPIVLADRRVLLGLEGFDTKLPASEDRDMWIRAATVGPVVLVHRALHRKRDHGANMSRHAERQTSCILRVLEKAKQQSGIPLNSRVWAEAEAVCLFQSARMYLAAGERKMAIKQCVRSLRRAWWLSCTQEVGYPAGFRARFLLLQLGRALGFGKAPAATGGDGKEGNWTPVNLKTR
- a CDS encoding class I SAM-dependent methyltransferase, translated to MKDLVQNRQRMTLGQKLKLASLAVKENGVQWTLLLGVYGAASAVADRAFGGMQRLRAGKHIPGMNSREMNRAIWESWNWDGGGDEWTPSPEWKESLMRCILRPAIPQGSTVIEIGPGAGRWTGEILKLCGNYTAYDISRTCVELCSKQFADQKHATFQVTDGCSLPGAQDGATDVVWSFDVFVHINAEDVAVYLKEIHRVLKRGGHAVLHHGSKAGELGGWRSNLTTARMRELAAEAGLEVISQVDGWQDGDVRHDAGLYEDIITTLRKPAHG
- a CDS encoding class I SAM-dependent methyltransferase encodes the protein MDTQEARRHHFEVEKELATRLRNSTREERAGLAAELYSELYRRVPEHPRVARSKEKSAEERSLQAQMRLVRHALAPGVRFLEFGAGTGTFSMHVAPQVREAIALEVCAQGGVSDGLPANYRMVMHDGLVIPLPDGEVDVAFSYQVLEHLHPDDVELHFQEMNRVLKPGGCYILSTPHAQSGPHDVSRYFSNKLETFHLKEWTYGEMAPLMRKCGFSRIQPFLRGKTGSAHQWLLPAFVTAEFALRMMPEALRIKAARKFLNNVVVCAFK